The genomic stretch caagaaaacggtggtgatctttcttgaaagaatttcaaaggGAGGCGGACTacgcacacattgcttgatcatattttgtacaaagaaggtgcttcttgttTGATGACATTGAGGcctggcatccttgaagactgttgCTTTGATTCTGGCTTGGGATCCATGAAGACTGTTGTTTTGGACCTGTTatgattacaggggatagttcactttgatgATTGTTCAGAGTTGTTGGcggattgcagaagaggggatatcttgctgcatttcttgttgttgttattgcctatattttggttaagggttagaaaggagatttatatttttgacgtagaggtcttctataaattccttgttttaaaaatcgtaaccattatagtgcatttacttcgtgggttggaaggacactggttgtaggcattgttggccgaaccaatataaaaaccagtgtttaattttctctatccctgcacttttactttacagtcgactttacatttaaCGCAGTCAACttttacttgcatttcaagaaagtttgaaatgtttcatactttgatttcaagattgcgaaaagaatttgtttttgataaaacaccaattcaccccccctcttggtgtaaaaacgaaacctacctgttttccaacacaaaatgggttgcagattgcaggagaggggatatcttgctacaagtcttgCTGTGTCGTTTGCCTATactttggttagagggttagagaggtattttatatttttgacatggaggtctctataaaagccttgttgtaaaaaccttgaccattatactgcatttgcttcctggtattggaaggacactggatgtaggcattgaggtcgaaccagtataaaaacctgcgtttgaattctctatccctactcttttacattcagtcgactttacaattcacatagtcaactttgattttccgctgcacttaattttctattacttgcgattcaagaaagtttgtaaggTTTTGTACTTTGTattaaagattgtgaaaagactctgattttgaaaactcaccaattcacccctccccccTCCTCTttgtgttaaaacgaagcctacctgttttccaacatatTATAGGTATAGTGAGAATTAGTTGTGTGTAAGAGCTGAGAATGACATTCCACATTTTGGTAGAGAAGTTGATCCGATGTCATACTTAGCTTGGgaagaaaaggttgaaaaaaTTCATCCATTCATTATTAAGTGTAGTAAATTTCACATAGTTTGGTTGTGTTCTTCTAGATTTAAGAGGCATGCATATGATTGGTATAATCAAAGGAAAAAGGATGTTAAAAATGGTATCAAATGACCAACTAGAGATTGGAATGAACTAaccttctatgagaagaaaatttgtttcaaCTTCTTCTAAGAAAAATCAAGAGCTTAAACATGAAAAGAGAGAACTCATGGAGAAAGATAGAAAATCTATTAGAGGTGAAAAGGAGTTCTTTCTTAAAGAGAGGGAGTTTGAAGAGAAATGTGAAAAACTCTTGAGGgataaggaaaaaaagagaaaagaaagaaagaaagaggaacAAATACAACTAGAGAAAAGAGTTAGAGAGGAGGAAGCTAGAAGAGAAAaggatgagagagaaaagaaagagaaagaagaaaatgagagaagagaaatggaggagagagaaaagaaagagaaagaagaaaatgagagaagagagagggaggagaaaaaaagaaagagaaagaagagattgaGAGGAGAGAAAAGGTGAAGGAAGAAATCTTACTCAAAGAAGAACTCCTACTCAAAGAAGATGTATTACTTTAGGCACCTCCCACTCTCCCAATCATAATTGAATCAAAAGTTCTAGAGGGAGTTTTCCAAACTTTGAACTCTTATCCTTTTATTAATGATTCTCATTTCTTGGTTTCAAAATTTACTTTTGAAAGTCCTTTACCTCCACTTTCATTTCCCATTATTTTTAGCTCATCAATGACCTTTGAAAATTCACTCTTTGAGTTGCTGTTACCTCACAAGTTACAAGTAACTCTAGGTGAACAAAAAGATTTTTGTAAAGTATGTCTTAtaacttttgaagaaaaatctaaaactaGAACAATAGATGTCAAATGCTTCAAGTGTTTTGAGAGAGGGAACATTTATTTTGAATGTCCTCCCAAAAGAACATTGCTTTTAAAAGATCAACACACTAGAAGCTTGGATAActctcattcttcacctagtgaAGAATTTTagattctataaaaaaaaatacattttcctaaagtaaatattttcaaaaataaaaggccttattactttcttcttttgtacatgcttttattgttgagattgttgacaacacaaactctatatcaaactgatTTTGATGATCAcaacactgcttaataacagtacatatgttccagtgctacatgttcagttgatgtgctatactattttgaacaatatctttattgaacatgttttgttattttgcatggatgttcctatgattgactatgtgttatatgtttggaacatgtttgtattgaaatgtgtgttaaaatgattttgattacttttactcatttctgaagaaaagctcacaagtacttttatgaacttatatttgttgtgacaaaggtctagttcagttGACTACTCTGGTAATAaagtcgactaagctaaaatctttgtacagattttgtgcacgtgtacttgatgagattttgagatgaaaagaatttcaaagtgttttttcatgagtcagtcaatagtgtgaatcacttattcgactgtattactgttatatttggaattctgttttgtttacttgctccaatggctatattttcaaaagttagttaggattaactaactgggtcaattgtcataaatgtgcattgattttgttgactgaggagcctgtgtgttgattgtctgttatacagtcgactgtattagtaggctattcgactaaggctgacaggaaaactataaatagaaatagaacacgatttgttctaagacttttgtgatctaacattttcattgtcctgtttcagagaaagctctcagttacagaagctccaagaattctccaagaagacggtggtgatctttcttgagataGATTCAAATTGAGGAGTCATTTGCGCTTAccgtttgatcaatatctgcacaaagaaggtgcttctggtttggtcttgaaggcttggcatcctgtgaagactactacatttgactgaaggcttggcaacctgtgaagtgtgttgtgataggcttggcaacctgtgaagcgtgttgtgataggcttggcatcctgtgcagagtgctggtgacaccttgaggattgttcaacgtgggtgcagattgcaggagaggggattcttgctgcaattctggtttttgtgtgcagctttatttggttttgggttagagaggagatttatatttttgcgtggtgcttctatcaattccttgctgtaaaaaccgcaaccattatagtgcatttgctttaaaggttggaaggacactggatgtaggcattgttggccgaaccagtataaaaatcaatgtttgattttctctatccctgcactctttaaattcagttgACTATACCTGTTtagtagtcaactacgtttttccgctgcattgaattttcattacttgcatttcaagaacaataaaaaagcTTTGCACTTTcatataaagattgcgaaaagattttgtttttgaaccaataccaattcacccccctcttggtgtaaaacgaaacCAACTTGTTTCCTAAAATATATCACTAGAACAACTTTTTGAAATAAAGGCCAACAATCTTCCTCTTAAAACACTTTCCAAGAAACCACAGGCcttctttctttgttcttttttttaggtccattcttttaataatactCTTATTTGCTATTTGTTGTAGGTACATTTTTTATCCAGGAGGAGATCAATAAACCAAAGTTATGCTTCCTCAAATATCTTTCCGATCTGAGGGCagattgatgagtcaatattttctcgacttcacttaACTTATTATACTagatttaattagggaattaTGCTTGAATGTCCATTATTTCCCTAGTTTttctaattgtgcttaatttgactagaaattcttattttaattgatttgaattatctgaggctaattatttcaattattaatttcagggaaatttttgaaatattatttgggACATCAAGAGGGAGGCCACATCATTTTCCTTCATCCACATCAGCATTGTAgtttaaatgaaaatgtaatttttttttttagtttttttttggcAGATTTAGGTTTTGGGCCATTTTTTGCCATTTAGGATTAAGCCCATTTTAGAATTTGACCTAGGGTTTTTTGCAAAAGGGGGGAAGATCCCAAACTCTCTCACACTCTCTCAttaaggtttttcttttttttttggacaGCAAGGGAGAGCTCTCTTCTAGGTTTTCATCTTCATttagtttttccttttcattgtattgaatttgaatttcattttaattgcaATCTCCATTTTTGTTTCTGTCTCTACacttccattcttcattttgaaTTTCGTTTTCTCCCAATTTTGTTTCCTGCTAGTtgttacgtttttttttttctgttgttgCGTTTCAGGTTTCCAATTCCAGTGTTACTTCGTTTTGTGTTTCCGTTTCTGGATTGGGTTGCACTTTTTTGgattgggttttcttttttgtaggTTCTGTTTGCATTGCTTAATAATGTTTCAATTCTGTTTTGCTATTTGGAAGACGTTTTAATGGTGGCTTAATTGTGTTGGGTTGGTGATTGATGAAACTGCAATGTATCCATGAGATGTTTTGTTGTCATTGTGATTGTGCCATTTTTGCCTCACATTGTATAATTTGTTTGTGCTTGCagttaggtatacgcttagttgcctaatctgTATTTAATCTTCGTTTACTAGATGACAACCGCAAATGCTTAATTTGCGATAGAGCAAACCGATTAAACGTGTGCATTATGAAAATTGTatttagtcttcgcttagtaGGCTAATGAATGTTAGATTAGGGTGATTTAAGTGCATAATTATTGGTAATCAAGGATTGGAATCATTGCAGTGGAGTCAATAAACCAACTTGTCCTTAATCAGTGTTTTAATTAGTGTTGTAGTTAGTTAATTTAGTTAGTAAAATTGTTCACAACCCCCCCGACCACGTGTTCGACCTATTGCTTGAACCAAAGTTTGGtctttgagagacgacctaggagtcacttcctagtttatactgcactttaattACATGTTAATTTGATTCGGGTACAGCTTTGATCACAAGTCGTTTTCAAGAGGGGGGTATGATGGAATTCGTTATGGGAACTAAACAGAGATCCATGAAGGGAGCATCAACTTAAGCTAAGGCTAGGAGATTAAATGTAGAAGAAGGACTTTCAAGTTTGTTCTTGCTTTATCTTAAGCCTTAGAAGACATTGAACCCCTCATAAAGAGTCGTGATCAAAGAAGATAGAGCTTCAAGGATTTACTGAGAATTACATTTTGGTGTTCTACTTTATCTTAAAAcactttttgtaaatatgtaatatagcTCATTTTTAGACCTTGAATTTGACCAAGAGACTTTGTTTAGAAGGTTTGGTGGCTTTAAGAGTTAAAAATGGGTAAaactgatatttttaattattttcattttaaattttaatatttttaagtgagacaaatatttaatctatatttcattttattttaaatccaacattattttgttatttatcatattaatattactatatttattgaataaaattaaattcaatttacaaaattagAGTAAGAATTTAATACAGACCAATTATAAAGattataactaattaatttaaaggaaatataataattttattaaaatgtttaaaaatattttctaaatattaaataaaagattagttttaattaaaattttaatacaacatttatgtaaataataaataattttaatgttaattaaaagaaaaataacattattttattaaaacaattatttaaattgaatcaatcacatataatataaaaatcatatataatataaagactaaaaattaagaataaaacaaTGATATTAACATTGTCACATGTTACACCACAAAACTTCATGTGAACAacagaaaatttgaaaaaaatatgaaattaaattaaaagattaaaaatattaaaaaacaaaaacatttcaaataagaatataattggatcaatattttaaaaattaaaattcaattgaaacaaaaagttaaataaaaagtgaCTTAAAAGAAGTTATGGTATTGCACCTTAACCccagtttaaaagaaaatgaaaaagatctGATTGTGAAATCCCAACGATGCCAAGTCTTGTTTCCAAGTAATTAAATAACTCGTGTATGAAGCAGAAAGCTAGCCAACAAGGCATGTAATTTCATTACTGATATAATCATCAGAAATAGTCGAGAACCGAAGTTTCCAAGGAAAAAAGAAGTCAAAAGTTAAACAAAAGGACTATATACGATACGTCAAGTATAGAATTTATACGACTCTATATTTAATTAACCTTTTTTGTCTATATGGTTCCATCATCTTATGGCCACATCTCATCCTAAATTTGACCATGACAGAACGCTTCAGAAGATACTTCAAACTTGGTGCTACAGCAACTTTTCCAGAGCCAAGTTTTCATCACCACCAACAGCTTCCAGAATGTTCCTCACTTGAGCTTCTGGAAATCCCATCTCAACAAGTTTCTGTACCTGTgccaaattaaaaagaaactgcatgtgttataaaattatcatatataagtATTTTCATAATAGATTCACTAACAAtggatatgaaaataattacgTAAGTAgcttaaatttcataattttggaTTATCCATGTCAAAAGCACAACAATATTCTCAAACAGGTTATACATGTCAATAAACACAAAAGAACATAATAAAGAACATAATAAAGTGAAATTAGATAAAGTGAAGTTAGATACATGAAAATATATGCTTGTGTAAAACAATATACTAAACGACCAATTTATCCAAAACAAATCCACGTAAGAAAGTAATACAGAATGTCCTGCATGAACGTTAAGACAATGTCACATAGTGGTTATGACATTTAAAGACGCTCGATTATGTGCATCCATGTTCCAAAAGTCAAAAGGGACGGCAAACTTAGTACCTTGTCTTCAATCCCACGTGTCGATGCCTTGGCAAAACTTTCAGTCCAGTAGCGGGCAGTGCTAACAAATGTCTGATAGTGTTCCAGATACTGCATTGTCCATAGACACAgaattacaatcacaaaaaaTGATCTAGCAAAACTAAATTGTTGCATATAATCTTCAACAATATACTGCTATTATCAGTTTAACACACAGAATACAAAAAGAAGCATTTCACATAAGTAGAGACACAGCTGTACTACAGAATGAGCCATACTTGTTTCGCTACCACAGCATCTTGAGGATCATCGGGCTGAGGGGCAGAGAGAAGTGCTTGCACAGAAAGAAGTGCAGTCTTCAGAGTGAGTGCCGGGCTCCACTGGTCTTTCAAGATGTCCAGGCAAATAGCACCACTTTGGCTGCTGATATTAGGGTGCCTTCAATGGTGAATAGAGACAATAAAATCCACAGATTAATCaaccaaaacaacaattttctgATAGTAATGCATTAAATGTTATATAAGCATCGGAAAAGAAATAGCTCATTTTATACAGACTGagaaaaaataaactcaaacatCAAAAACTTCTGAAGAAGTCCGAATTCCTGATGTGTGGCCGTTGAAACCTCGAGTTTGCTGTGTGAAACAAAATTTGTGGGAAACTCAATATCCTCCAAATTTGAGAGAACACCAAAACAAGCGAGGTATACATTTTGTCAGTTTAATAATCAACAAGAGAACCCCCAGTAAGGGAGGAGGGTTGTGTTAGACCTTCGGCAGCCAACACATTAAACTTGTCAATTTACCCAACATAATAACATGAATCACTCACAACAGAAACTAAGCTGATGTACACACATGACGACAGAACTTATCAAATCAAAAGATCGAGAGACAAAAAGTGCACACTACTATACTCTATCCTATGAAGAGAACCAGCCTATTGAACTTCTCTAGCGAGTTAAAATGAACCTCAACCGGCATCAATGACAAAATCGAATGAGGAAAAACCCTGGCAAAATACCAAACTACAATTATCTCTGTCATCCATTAATATATGACAACACATAGGTCGAGGAAAAAGCTCCCCTTCCAAATCCAAATCCAAAGCACATTCTTGTATTACATTACAAACTATCAATTTCGCTAACGACAGCCCGCTATCTTCCCTTTTCCATACCCAGAGAGAGTAGCAGGTGAATGAAATAAAAGGATTTAACAATATCAGCTGCTTTAAGCACTCCATGTTCCACACACACATCAAATTTCAGCTCAAAACAGAAGGATTTTTTAAAGTAAGGAGACAGAACAGTAAAgaacaatttattttcatactgAACTACGGTTTTTAACTGTATCACTCTATTgcattaaaattatcaatatatccCAAACAACAAAGTGTAAACTTTCCAAACTAAACCAAAACACACTTTGTCCCCTTTCCCATACCCACGGATGGTTGcataaatgaaaacaacaaatttaacaatatcaGTTTGGCTAAGGACTCAGGCTCCTTACACATCAAATTTTGCGAAaaacagaagaaagaaaacagaaaagtaAATAACAATTCATTCTCGTACCAAACTTTGGTCTTGAACTGCATCTTGGGGGGTTCAAATGGGTATCCCTCTGCAACAAAAGCAACGAAACTAATTAAAACGCGAAGCCGAAGAAGGAGCCTAACAATAGAGGGGAAATGAAACCCTAGGGTGAGGGAGAAAAAAACAACTTAGGGTAATGAAAGAAACAGGCAAAGGGAATAAGAACTTATTCTACCTGGCAATGTGATATCAATCTGAAAAGTGCCTCCAGCGTAGGGAGTGTCAACAGGACCCGGAATGATGCCCATTAACTGAACAAGATCGTCACTTTTCTGACTCACTTTGATGCCCGATCCCTCTGAGTCCTTGCTGCATTCCACCAGCTCCTTCTGCACGCGCGCAAAGTCTATCATCTTTACTCTGTCACCACCAATAACAAAACCCTAGGCAGTGAGTCACAGACGGGGAGAACCCAAAAGAACCTCTAATAGCGGAAAACAAAAATGAACGAAAAGAAGAGTGCGTGGAGAATAAAGGTTATGTGGCTTTTTCACTAGCAAGGGAATGACtggatgatatatttttttctttgtttctataATATATACTATATTGTTTTCAGCCGTTACGGAAAACGTCGTTACAATTTCCTTTGGCCTTGCCGGACTGGTGCTGGTGCTGAGTGACGCGTATTCTCGCAACCTGGTTTgatttttgagttttatttatcataaaaaaacaagacGCCGCTCTGAAATTTGTAACCGAACAAACTTTTTGATTCGAACGCCCCGTGTAGTTCCATGGAATTTCTGTTCAACACAGCGCCAAATAATAtcctaattaaaaaatttatttccatCTGATTAAATGTAATTCTTTATTCAGCCCTTCTCCAACCAAATAAATCATGagatataagaaaattataaaataatttgtacaaaataataattagtgatatgtttaaatccttttcttttaccGCTGTCTTACTTTCTTACGTATCCTATGTGgctttaattttgaatttggaaattGTTTTTCGTCCCTTATGTGGCCATATTTTgagtttgataatttttttcacatacTTTCCCAAGAGAACTCTCATGCCATCATTTCTAACCTCCTTCTTTCCCTTTCGTTCCTCAGGCGTCTTTTTTGAATTGGAATGGGCTAGGTTTTTGTTGGTCTGCCTTTCTCCCTTTCTTTTGGTTCTTCCAGCGTTGATAAAGTTGTCTTTGGTTGTTGGTAATGTGGTGAATGCGTCTTCAAAGACTTTAGTGGTAAGAAAATGACACAAACTCTCCAAATTGCATCCACGAaacttttgcatgttcatattccCACATTGGcatctctcttttttattaggtttttgatgtatttcttatttttcttagtacttgtatttgtattttttttcatttttttttttttgttttagtaacCCCTATTTTCGTTTCTAAGAGTATCGTGGATGTGTAATCATTTTGCTtcgaaattttcatttttcgtTTTAGGGTTTCATTCCCTCTCAGGGTCTTGCTTCATAGTTGTCTAGAACTTGAGAAACATAAGAAGATgggttaaattttttgttatttatgacTATTTTCTTTTGCTATTTCTATGCGCAGAACTTGTTATTAATACAATTGtatcatatttttctaattcCTACATGGATATGTATCTTTGTGATACATTCCTAGTTATTGATGATAAAACAAAGTTAATTATATGATTAGAAATAAGGATCGTTGCAcggattaaaataaaataggctTTGTTGTATTTATTAGAGGATAAAAGTGTCTTTTCAATATAAATACCTCTAATGcaagctatatttatagatCAACCGATGGCGTACATCGTGTAATGAAAGCCACCATCTTTTTGAACGTTGAAGCCTGGCCGAattcaacattcaaacatcaatcagagaaaaagtaataattttcgTTTGAACATCTCGTTGCCAGAAACTACCTTTCAATTATCGAGGTAAGATTTGGATGAATAGAAGTTAAAAAGTTTGATGTCCCCcctttatatacatataatttcactttcaattttgctacgttaatataatcgattctaTGTAATAAAGAATCGATTCaaagttataaattaagaaatgcaaatgagcttttaatgattatttatggtGATATTAATTACAATGTTGTTTGATATTCATCACATGTttgttaaaatactaaaaaacaaagaaataatgcATGAGAAAATCAAATTAGTTATTCTCATAAGgttaatcataatattttttaaagcttAATCATTTAgagtaattatatattatttattaggaaacaggttggcttcgttttacaccaagaggggggtgaattggtgttagttcaaaaacaaaatcttttcgcaatcttggtatgaaaattcaaagcttttgatctttccttgaaatgcaagtaatgaaaaatttcagtgcagcagaaaaacgtagttgactgctaaacagatatagttgactgaaataaagagtgtagggaagagaaaatcaaacactagtttttatactggttcggccaacaatgcctacattcagtgtccttccaaccttggaagcaaatgcactataatggttgtggtttttacaacaaggaatttatagaagcaccatgcaaaaatataaatctcctctctaaccccaaaaccaaatatagttgcacacacaaaaccagaaatgCAACAAGAATcacctcttctgcaatctgaacccacgctgaacaatcctcaacgtgtcaccagcactcttcacaggatgccaagcctatcacagcacgcttcataggttgtcaagcctatcacagcacacttcacaagttgccaagccttcagtcaaatacaacagtctttacaggatgccaagccttcaagatcaaaccagaagcaccttctttatgcaaatgttgatcaaacagtatgcgcaattgactcctcaatctgaatctctctcaagaaagataaccatcgtcttcttggagaattcttagagcttcctaaactgagaattttctctgaaacaggacaatgagaATATTatatcacaaaagtcacagaacaaatcgtgttctgttctatttatagctttcctttcattctcagtcgaatagcctactaattcagtcgactgtattaaaacagttataacaggcagtcaacataaaggctcctcaaaccaaatcaatgctcatttatgacagttgacttAGTTcgtcaatcctaactaacttttgaaaatatagtcgttggagtaagtaggcataacagaattccaaaataaaCAGCAATACAGTCGAATGAGTGTCTCACattgtcgactgaca from Vigna radiata var. radiata cultivar VC1973A unplaced genomic scaffold, Vradiata_ver6 scaffold_233, whole genome shotgun sequence encodes the following:
- the LOC106753200 gene encoding ubiquitin-conjugating enzyme E2 27, which translates into the protein MIDFARVQKELVECSKDSEGSGIKVSQKSDDLVQLMGIIPGPVDTPYAGGTFQIDITLPEGYPFEPPKMQFKTKVWHPNISSQSGAICLDILKDQWSPALTLKTALLSVQALLSAPQPDDPQDAVVAKQYLEHYQTFVSTARYWTESFAKASTRGIEDKVQKLVEMGFPEAQVRNILEAVGGDENLALEKLL